TCCAGTGACTTACCGGCCATCATGGCCCTGGACTGGCTCAGGCAGTTGGCAAACAGGTCCGCGTGATGGTTGGCCACCGGGTTGTGGGTTTGCAGCGGGATGATGAAGTCCGCCGGAATCAGCCGGGTGCCCTGGTGGATCAACTGGTGGTAGGCGTGCTGGCCGTTGGCGCCAACCCCACCCCAGATGACCGGTCCTGACTGCCAGGCCAGAGGCTCGCCGCCCTGGGTCACGCTTTTACCATTGCTTTCCATGTCCAGTTGCTGGAGGTGGTCAGGCAGGCTGCGCAGGTAGTGGTCGTAGGGCAGGATGGCGTGGGTCTCGGCGCCCCAGAAATTGTTGTACCAGACCCCGAGCATGGCCATGACAACCGGCAGGTTCCGGTGCAGTGGCGCCTGCTGGAAGTGCTGGTCCATGGCGTGAGCGCCGGCCAGCAATGCCCGGAAGTTGGTCATGCCGACGGTGAAGGCGATGGGCAATCCGATGGCAGACCAGAGCGAGTAGCGGCCTCCGACCCAGTCCCACATGGGGAAGACGTTGTCAGGATCGATTCCGAAATCCCGGGCTGCCGGCACGTTGGCCGTCACCGCCATGAAGTGACGGGAGACTGCCTGTTCGTCGCCGCAGTGTTCAAGAAACCATTGGCGGGCCACCTTGCTGTTTTCCAGGGTCTCCTGGGTCCGGAACGATTTGGACTGAATCAGAAACAGTGTGGTTTCGGGGCTCACCCGGCGGAGCGTTTCACAGATCTCGGTGCCGTCGATGTTGGCCACGTAATGGCACCGCACACCGGACTCTCCATAGGGCTTCAGGGCTTCGCTCACCAGTTTGGGCCCGAGGTAGGAGCCGCCGATTCCGATGCTCACCACGTCGGTAAAGGGCTTGCCGGTGTAGCCGGTGCGGTTGCTACTGAGCACGCCGTCGACCAGTGTTGCCATCCGTGCCAGGGTGCGCTGGACCTCGGCAACCACATCCTGGCCATCCACCAGGATGGCTTCCGTGCCCGGATTGCGTAGCGCCGTGTGCAGGGCAGGGCGGTTCTCGGTCACGTTGACCCGCTCTCCCTTCAGCAAGCTCTCCCGCCGCGCTTCCAGGTTGCAGCTGCTGGCCAGTGCCAGAAGCGCGTCCAGCACCTCATCGGTCAGCCGGTTCTTGGAAAAGTCCAGGGACAGCCCGGCCCCCTCGATAAAGTAGCGCCTGGCCCGCCCGGGGTCCCGGCTAAAGAGCTCCTTCATGGGAACACCGTCGAGGCGTTCCCGGTGGTCCTTCAGTGTCTGCCATTCGGGTTTCGAGGTCAGTACTGTCGGATTCGCGGGCATCAGAGTTTCCTTTTCTGTGGGCTTATCGGGTTATGGACAGGTTATCGATCAAACGGGTGGTCCCGAGGAAGGCGGCTGCCAGAATCGTGATCTCCGGATCCTCCGGGCTGGCGGGCTTGAGTGTCTCGCTGTTCACGATGTTGAAGTAATCCGGGCGCAGCCCGGCCCTGGCAAGACTCTGCATGGCTTCGCTTTCCAGGGCCTGGAAGTCAGTATGGCCCTCGGTGATTTTCTGTGCCGTGGCCTGCAGGGTCTGGTACACCGCCGGTGCCATTTCCCGTTCCTCGGCAGAGAGGTAACCGTTGCGGGAACTTTTTGCCAGGCCGTCGTCTTCACGAATGGTCGGCGCACCGACGACATCGACGGGCATCATCAGGTCGCGGACCATTTTCCGGATGACCGCCAGTTGCTGGAAGTCCTTCTCGCCAAACACGGCGAGGTCCGGCTGAATCATGTTGAACAGCATGGTGACCACGGTGGCAACACCTTCAAAGTGACCGGGCCGGCTGGCACCGCAGTGGCCGTCGCTCACATCCGGCACGACCACCTGGGTGTGCTTTGCCAGGCCTTCCGGGTACACCTCTTCTGCCGACGGGGCGAAAACCAGGGTGCTGCCGGCCGAGGCGAGCTTGTCCTGATCCTCGGCCAGGGTTCTCGGGTAGGTGTCCAGATCTTCGCCAACACCGAACTGCATCGGATTGACAAAAATGCTGGTTACCACAACATCGGCCATCTCAGCCGCTTTGCGGACCAGGGAAACGTGCCCCTCGTGCAAGTTGCCCATGGTCGGCACCAGGCCGATGGTCTTGCCCTGGCGCCGGTAGCCGCGGAGGATGGTTCTCAGTTCTTTCAGGGAATGTACGGTTCTCATGCCTTGAACGTATGCTCCTCAGCGGGAAATGTGCGCTCGCCTACGGCCTTTACGTAGGCTTCGATCGCCTCCTGCACCGAGTTCGTCTCGGCCAGGAAGTTCTTCACAAACCTCGGTTTGCGCCCGGTGGTGATGCCGAGCATGTCGTGCAGTACCAGAACCTGCCCGTCGGTGTCGGAACCTGCGCCGATGCCAATAACCGGGGCTTTGACGGCCTGTGAGATCCGGGCCGCAAGGGGGGCCGGAACACATTCCAGCAGAATCACATCCGCACCGGCGGCTTCAAGTTCGCAGGCGTGTTCAATCATCATCTCCGCCGCCTTTTCGTCACGGCCCTGAACCTTGTAGCCACCAAACTTGTTGACAAACTGGGGAGTAAGGCCCAGGTGCGCACAAACCGGAACGCCGCGTTCGCTCAGGGCGGCGATGGTGTCCTTCATCCAGTCGGTGCCTTCAAGCTTTACCATGTGGGCGCCGGCCCGCATCAGCTCCGCGGCATTGTCGAGGGCGGCATCAACCGTTCCATACGTCATGAACGGCATGTCCGCCATGATCAGTGAGCCACGGTTGCCTTTGGCCACACAGCTGACGTGGTACACCATCTGGTCCATGGTCACCGGCAGGGTGCTGTCATGCCCCTGCAGGACCATGCCGAGGGAATCGCCGATCAGAATAACGTGCACGCCCGCTTCGCTGACGACCTGGGAGAACGTGGAGTCATAGGCGGTAAGGGCCGCGAAGGCTTCGCCCTTCTGCTTGAATTCACGCAGGGTATTGATGGTAACAGCCATAGAATCCTTGCCTTTTGGGTGGATGGGCCTAGACCGGGCCGGGGTACCGGCGTTGAAGTGTTAAGGGTAATCCGCGGGTGGAAGCTTGCGCAAGCGGTTGTCCGGGCATTGCCGGCGCGCAGTGGCAATCGGTGTCCCGTCCGGCAGCGCCAGGTCTGGCTTCAGGTCCAGTAAAGGCTGGAGGGCAAAGTCCCGGTTGCGCAGTTCCCTGTGAGGTACCGTGAGGCGCTCGTCCTCGAGCACCCGGTCACCGAACAGCAGCAGGTCGAGATCGAGGGTTCTGGGGCCCCAGTGCCGGAGTCGCTCACGGCCATGGGCCTGCTCGATGGCCTGCAGCCTGTCCAGTAACTGATGGGGGTCCAGTGAGGTCTTCAGCCAGACCGCACCATTAACGAAGTCTGGTTGATCCTGCGGCCCTACCGGTCGGCTTGCATAAAAGGCCGATTGCGCCACCAAGGTTGTGTCCGGCAGGGCTGCCAGCTCTGACACCGCCCGCGCGAGTTGGGCAGCGGGTTGTTCGAGATTGCTGCCCAGCCCGATGAAGGCATCCGTCGTCATTGCTGCGCGGGCTTTTGAGCCGGCTTGCGGCGGCGCTTGCGCTTTTTCGGCGCATCGCTGGTCAGTTGGGACAGCATCCGCTCCTGACCCCGCTCATCGGTCTGCTGGAACTCGGTCCACCACTGGCCGAGGCCCGGCTCAATCTCGCCGGACGCTTCCCGGACCAGCAGGAAATCATAGGCCGCACGGAACCGGGGGTGGCTCATGGTGGCGAACGCCCGCTTGCCCTGGCGCCGGGGCAGGCGCATCTGCAGTTCCCAGATTTCCTTCATCGGTCCCGAGAAACGCTTGGGAATCGAGGTGGCCTGCACCTGACGGCCAATCACCTTGCCGATGGCGCCATGCAAAGCCGGCTGCACCGGGTCGCCATTGTCCTGCCGGCGGTGCCATTCTGCCTGCAGAGCCGGCCACAGCATGGCAGCAAACAGGAAGTAGGGAGTCACCGATTTGCCCTGGGCAATCCGGGCATCCGTGTTTTTCAGGGACTGGCGGATGAGCTCGTCCGGCTCGCCGGCCTCGATGGCCCTGACGGTTTCCGGAAACAGGGGGGCCAGCAGGTTATACCGGGTCAGCAGGTCGTATGTGGCTTCGCCATGGCCTGCGGAAAACAGCTTGAGCACTTCGTCAAACAGTCGGGCCGGTGGAATATGGGTTAATAACGGTGCCAGTTCCCGGATCGGAGCTTCGGTTTCCGGCTCGATATCAAAGCCCAGCTTGGCGGCAAATCGGACCGCCCGAAGCATACGCACCGGGTCTTCCCGGTAGCGGGTCTCGGGGTCGCCAATCAGGCGCAGTTGCCGGTGGCGCAGGTCCTCGATGCCATCGGCAAAATCGATGATGGTGAAGTCGCGGATGCAGTAGTAAAGGGCATTGACCGTGAAATCCCGGCGCAGGGCGTCTTCTTCCTGGTTGCCGTAAACATTGTCTCGCAGCAGCAAGCCGTGCTCGCTGGTCTTGCGGTCGTCATCGTCAGTGTCAGTATCCGCTTCGGTGGCGTTGCCCCGGAAAGTGGTTACCTCGATAACCTCCCGGCCGAACACCACATGGACAATCCGGAACCGCCGTCCGATCAGCCGGGAATTGCGGAACAGGTCATGCACTTCCTCCGGCGTGGCGTTGGTTGCAATGTCGAAATCCTTGGGCTTGCCACCCAGCAGGATGTCC
This sequence is a window from Marinobacter subterrani. Protein-coding genes within it:
- the pcnB gene encoding polynucleotide adenylyltransferase PcnB encodes the protein MSGNGKKKARTFQRREISRDQHNVSRSAISEPAKKVLHRLNKSGYEAYLVGGGVRDILLGGKPKDFDIATNATPEEVHDLFRNSRLIGRRFRIVHVVFGREVIEVTTFRGNATEADTDTDDDDRKTSEHGLLLRDNVYGNQEEDALRRDFTVNALYYCIRDFTIIDFADGIEDLRHRQLRLIGDPETRYREDPVRMLRAVRFAAKLGFDIEPETEAPIRELAPLLTHIPPARLFDEVLKLFSAGHGEATYDLLTRYNLLAPLFPETVRAIEAGEPDELIRQSLKNTDARIAQGKSVTPYFLFAAMLWPALQAEWHRRQDNGDPVQPALHGAIGKVIGRQVQATSIPKRFSGPMKEIWELQMRLPRRQGKRAFATMSHPRFRAAYDFLLVREASGEIEPGLGQWWTEFQQTDERGQERMLSQLTSDAPKKRKRRRKPAQKPAQQ
- the folK gene encoding 2-amino-4-hydroxy-6-hydroxymethyldihydropteridine diphosphokinase; translated protein: MTTDAFIGLGSNLEQPAAQLARAVSELAALPDTTLVAQSAFYASRPVGPQDQPDFVNGAVWLKTSLDPHQLLDRLQAIEQAHGRERLRHWGPRTLDLDLLLFGDRVLEDERLTVPHRELRNRDFALQPLLDLKPDLALPDGTPIATARRQCPDNRLRKLPPADYP
- the panB gene encoding 3-methyl-2-oxobutanoate hydroxymethyltransferase, which produces MAVTINTLREFKQKGEAFAALTAYDSTFSQVVSEAGVHVILIGDSLGMVLQGHDSTLPVTMDQMVYHVSCVAKGNRGSLIMADMPFMTYGTVDAALDNAAELMRAGAHMVKLEGTDWMKDTIAALSERGVPVCAHLGLTPQFVNKFGGYKVQGRDEKAAEMMIEHACELEAAGADVILLECVPAPLAARISQAVKAPVIGIGAGSDTDGQVLVLHDMLGITTGRKPRFVKNFLAETNSVQEAIEAYVKAVGERTFPAEEHTFKA
- the pgi gene encoding glucose-6-phosphate isomerase, which gives rise to MPANPTVLTSKPEWQTLKDHRERLDGVPMKELFSRDPGRARRYFIEGAGLSLDFSKNRLTDEVLDALLALASSCNLEARRESLLKGERVNVTENRPALHTALRNPGTEAILVDGQDVVAEVQRTLARMATLVDGVLSSNRTGYTGKPFTDVVSIGIGGSYLGPKLVSEALKPYGESGVRCHYVANIDGTEICETLRRVSPETTLFLIQSKSFRTQETLENSKVARQWFLEHCGDEQAVSRHFMAVTANVPAARDFGIDPDNVFPMWDWVGGRYSLWSAIGLPIAFTVGMTNFRALLAGAHAMDQHFQQAPLHRNLPVVMAMLGVWYNNFWGAETHAILPYDHYLRSLPDHLQQLDMESNGKSVTQGGEPLAWQSGPVIWGGVGANGQHAYHQLIHQGTRLIPADFIIPLQTHNPVANHHADLFANCLSQSRAMMAGKSLDEARAELAAEGCTEAEIAQLAPHKVIPGNKPSNTLTMEKVTPETVGALIALYEHRTFVQGVIWDVDSFDQWGVELGKQLGKGILPRLLGEEAGSQTSDSSTDYLIERFRSAGGA
- the panC gene encoding pantoate--beta-alanine ligase; this translates as MRTVHSLKELRTILRGYRRQGKTIGLVPTMGNLHEGHVSLVRKAAEMADVVVTSIFVNPMQFGVGEDLDTYPRTLAEDQDKLASAGSTLVFAPSAEEVYPEGLAKHTQVVVPDVSDGHCGASRPGHFEGVATVVTMLFNMIQPDLAVFGEKDFQQLAVIRKMVRDLMMPVDVVGAPTIREDDGLAKSSRNGYLSAEEREMAPAVYQTLQATAQKITEGHTDFQALESEAMQSLARAGLRPDYFNIVNSETLKPASPEDPEITILAAAFLGTTRLIDNLSITR